The following coding sequences lie in one Calypte anna isolate BGI_N300 chromosome 7, bCalAnn1_v1.p, whole genome shotgun sequence genomic window:
- the STK16 gene encoding LOW QUALITY PROTEIN: serine/threonine-protein kinase 16 (The sequence of the model RefSeq protein was modified relative to this genomic sequence to represent the inferred CDS: inserted 3 bases in 3 codons): MGQALCLCSRGTVSLGGVRYLLLHRLAEGGFSYVDLVEGLRDGRFYALKRILCHDKEDRQAALHEVEMHGLFDHPNILRLVAHCMVEKGTKHEAWLLLPYVKGGTLWSEVQALREKGTFMSEQRILLILHGICRGLQAIHSKGYAHRDLKPTNVLLDEDDRPMLMDXGSMNKAHIEVNSSRKAMAVQDWAAQRCTISYRAPELFTVPSQCVIDERTDIWSLGCVLYCMMFGEGPYDAIFQKGDSVALAVQNPIVVPPTARYSAALXELLSSMMTLNPQERPSIDDILHQLEXLQPTPAGQDTTQI; encoded by the exons ATGGGGCAGGCGCTGTGCCTCTGCTCCCGCGGCACCGTCAGCCTGGGGGGCGTGCGGTACCTCCTGCTGCACCGCCTGGCAGAGGG GGGCTTCAGCTACGTGGACCTGGtggaggggctgagggatggGCGCTTCTATGCCCTGAAACGCATCCTGTGCCATGACAAGGAGGACCGCCAGGCTGCCCTGCATGAGGTGGAGATGCACGGTCTCTTTGACCACCCAAACATCCTACGCCTGGTGGCCCACTGCATGGTGGAGAAGGGCACCAAACATGAAGCCTGGCTTCTCCTGCCCTATGTGAAG GGGGGGACCCTCTGGAGTGAGGTGCAAGCACTGCGAGAGAAAGGGACCTTCATGTCAGAGCAGCGGATCCTTCTCATCCTCCATGGCATCTGCCGTGGGTTGCAGGCTATACACAGCAAGGGCTACGCACACAG GGATCTCAAGCCCACCAATGTACTGCTGGATGAGGATGACCGGCCCATGCTGATGG TTGGCTCCATGAACAAAGCTCACATAGAAGTTAACAGCTCTCGGAAGGCCATGGCCGTGCAG GACTGGGCTGCCCAGCGCTGCACAATCTCCTACCGTGCCCCAGAGCTCTTCACGGTGCCGAGCCAGTGTGTCATAGACGAGCGCACAGACATCTGG TCCTTAGGCTGTGTGCTCTACTGCATGATGTTTGGGGAAGGTCCCTACGATGCCATCTTCCAGAAGGGTGACAGCGTGGCTCTGGCAGTGCAGAACCCCATTGTGGTGCCTcccacagccag GTACTCggctgccc cagagctgctctcctccATGATGACACTGAACCCCCAGGAGCGACCCAGCATAGATGACATCCTCCACCAGCTGG GGCTGCAGCCGACACCAGCAGGCCAGGACACCACACAGATCTGA